A region from the Cydia amplana chromosome 7, ilCydAmpl1.1, whole genome shotgun sequence genome encodes:
- the LOC134649667 gene encoding synaptic vesicle glycoprotein 2C-like, with protein sequence MCDLRSKMSKELVTTVITYVDKPILVGLDFLEHGADFEAAISATGFGRFHFCLLAITGLIYANTAIGITIVSFVLPAATCDFRMTSADKGWLTAAPMLGMVIGSYFWGCLADTKGRKIVLVSTLLLDGFCGIVSSFVQVLSIFMACRFINGFAVAGAMGICFPYLGEFQQTKYREKILCWMEMFWTLGVILLPLIAWAIIPITGIRIESGSFSYDSWNWFVASCGVPSLILGFWLLTFPESPKFMIECGDYEDALKCLKSVYKQNTGDDPDNYPIKSLKEKVRTISVASQHSQKSVRSLSMRKPKDLKRLFSEIWVQTKALCKPPYLKYTVLTCLIQFGLTTAYYTLMVWFPELFNRYEEFEHKFPNVSASVCDVSGIVTEEANEDPFDCLKTIDSSVYMHTLIVGLACIPTSLWLPLCVHKLGAKFFLIFSLTVAGIVTVAMYYVQNSTQNLVMSCIFEALTSLAISLVFCVLVDLFPTNLRVMAAALSLTAGRGGGLIGNLSFGYLIDINCVVPIAIFSFLLFMAAILCFFLPKTGQEALD encoded by the exons ATGTGCGATTTACGATCGAAAATGAGCAAGGAGTTAGTGACCACTGTGATTACATACGTTGACAAGCCAATTCTAGTAG gTCTAGACTTTTTAGAGCATGGGGCGGACTTCGAGGCAGCCATTTCGGCAACAG GCTTCGGCCGCTTCCACTTCTGCCTGCTGGCCATCACCGGGCTGATCTACGCCAACACGGCCATCGGCATCACCATCGTGTCGTTCGTGCTGCCCGCGGCCACCTGCGACTTCCGCATGACCTCCGCCGATAAGGGCTGGCTTACTGCCGCCCCCATGTTGG GCATGGTGATCGGTTCCTACTTCTGGGGCTGCCTGGCCGACACCAAGGGTCGCAAGATCGTGTTGGTGTCCACGCTGCTGCTGGACGGCTTCTGCGGCATCGTCTCGTCCTTCGTGCAGGTCCTCTCCATCTTCATGGCCTGCCGGTTCATTAACGGCTTtgc TGTCGCCGGCGCCATGGGTATCTGCTTCCCGTACCTGGGCGAGTTCCAGCAAACTAAATACAGAGAGAAGATCCTCTGCTGGATGGAAATGTTCTGGACTCTAGGAGTCATCTTGCTTCCTT TGATCGCCTGGGCCATCATCCCCATCACCGGCATCCGCATCGAGAGCGGCTCCTTCTCCTACGACTCGTGGAACTGGTTCGTGGCCTCCTGCGGCGTGCCGTCCCTCATCCTGGGCTTCTGGCTGCTGACCTTCCCCGAGAGCCCCAAGTTCATGATCGAGTGCGGCGACTACGAGGACGCGCTCAAGTGCCTCAAGAGCGTCTACAAGCAGAACACCGGTGACGACCCCGATAACTATCCC ATCAAGAGCCTCAAGGAGAAAGTGCGAACCATATCGGTGGCGTCCCAGCACTCACAGAAGTCGGTGCGCAGCCTCAGCATGCGCAAACCCAAGGACCTCAAGAGGCTGTTCAGCGAGATCTGGGTCCAGACCAAGGCGCTCTGCAAGCCGCCTTACCTCAAATACACCGTCCTGACTTGTCTTATCCAGTTCGGCCTCACTACGGC CTACTACACCCTCATGGTCTGGTTCCCCGAGCTGTTCAACCGCTACGAGGAGTTCGAGCACAAGTTCCCCAACGTGTCCGCCTCCGTCTGCGACGTGTCCGGCATCGTCACCGAGGAAGCCAATGAGGATCCCTTCGACTGCCTGAAGACCATTGATTCCAGCGTGTACATGCATACCCTGATCGTCGGCCTGGCGTGCATCCCCACGTCGCTGTGGCTGCCCCTGTGCGTTCACAAGCTTGGAGCTAAATTCTTCTTGA TCTTCAGTTTAACGGTCGCCGGCATTGTCACAGTCGCCATGTACTACGTGCAGAACTCCACTCAGAACTTGGTGATGTCCTGCATCTTTGAAGCCCTCACTTCGCTCGCCATCTCGCTCGTCTTCTGCGTGCTTGTCGACTTGTTCCCTACGAACCTTAG GGTAATGGCCGCCGCGCTATCTCTGACGGCGGGCCGAGGCGGCGGGCTGATCGGCAACCTCTCCTTCGGGTATCTCATCGACATCAACTGTGTGGTGCCCATCGCGATCTTCTCATTCCTACTCTTCA tggCTGCCATCCTTTGCTTTTTCTTGCCAAAGACAGGCCAAGAGGCACTGGACTAA